The Harpia harpyja isolate bHarHar1 chromosome 13, bHarHar1 primary haplotype, whole genome shotgun sequence genome contains a region encoding:
- the ZFP36L2 gene encoding mRNA decay activator protein ZFP36L2, protein MSTTLLSAFYDIDFLCKTEKSLTNLSSMLDKKAVGTPVTPPSSSFAPGFLRRHSTSNLPALAGGSKFPSPTGSSSSSSSSSSSSSSSSSSFGSLKETGSGGGGGGSSSPTALLNKENKFRDRSFSENGERSQHLMQQLQQQQQAAAGKGGGGGGAPINSTRYKTELCRPFEESGACKYGEKCQFAHGFHELRSLTRHPKYKTELCRTFHTIGFCPYGPRCHFIHNADERRPAPGGGTAAAPPAAAAGPHHHPHHPPPHPAGSTGDLRAFAPRDHPLGGGGFGHPRGGERPKLHHSLSFSGFSAHHHHPHPHGAAPPPLPPPGGRLDAALLESPGGSRTPPPPASASYCEELLSPPCANNAFAFSGQELGSLIAPLALHTQNFAAAAAAAAAAAAYYRCQQQPPPPPGGGCPPPPASPPFSFQPLRRLSESPVFDAPPSPPDSLSDRESYLSGSLSSGSLSGSESPSLDSGRRLPIFSRLSISDD, encoded by the exons ATGTCGACGACGCTTTTATCTGCCTTCTACGACATTGACTTCTTGTGCAAG acGGAGAAGTCCCTGACCAACCTCAGCAGCATGCTGGACAAGAAGGCCGTGGGGACCCCGGTGACGCCCCCCAGCTCCAGCTTCGCGCCGGGCTTCCTGCGGCGGCACTCGACCAGCAACCTGCCGGCGCTGGCCGGCGGCTCCAAGTTCCCCAGCCCCACTGgctccagctcttcctcctcctcctcctcctcctcctcctcctcctcctcctcctcgttcGGTAGCCTGAAGGAGACGGGCtccggcggaggcggcggcggcagcagcagccccacggcCCTGCTCAACAAGGAGAACAAGTTCCGGGACCGCTCCTTCAGCGAGAACGGCGAGCGCAGCCAGCACCTcatgcagcagctccagcagcagcagcaggcggcGGCCGGCaaggggggcggcggcggcggggcccccaTCAACTCGACGCGCTACAAGACGGAGCTGTGCCGCCCCTTCGAGGAGAGCGGCGCCTGCAAGTACGGCGAGAAGTGCCAGTTCGCCCACGGCTTCCACGAGCTGCGGAGCCTCACCCGCCACCCCAAGTACAAGACCGAGCTGTGCCGCACCTTCCACACCATCGGCTTCTGCCCTTACGGCCCGCGCTGCCACTTCATCCACAACGCCGACGAGCGCCGCCCGGCGCCCGGCGGCGGCacggccgccgccccccccgccgccgccgcggggccgcacCACCACCCGCACCACCCGCCCCCgcaccccgccggcagcaccgGCGATCTCCGCGCCTTCGCCCCCCGCGACCACCCGCTGGGCGGCGGCGGCTTCGGGCACCCGCGCGGCGGCGAGCGGCCCAAGCTGCACCACAGCCTGAGCTTTTCCGGCTTCTccgcccaccaccaccacccgcaCCCCCAcggcgccgccccgccgccgctgccgccgcccggcgGCCGCCTGGACGCCGCCCTGCTGGAGAGCCCGGGCGGGTCGCgcacgccgccgccgcccgcctccgcctcctACTGCGAGGAGCTGCTCTCGCCGCCCTGCGCCAACAACGCCTTCGCCTTCtcggggcaggagctgggcagcctcATCGCCCCGCTCGCCCTCCACACCCAGAACttcgccgccgcggccgccgcggccgctGCCGCGGCCGCCTACTACcgctgccagcagcagccgccgccgccgcccggcgggggctgcccgccgccccccgcctcaCCGCCCTTCAGCTTCCAGCCCCTCCGCCGCCTCTCCGAGTCGCCCGTCTTCGACGCGCCGCCCAGCCCCCCGGACTCCCTCTCCGACCGGGAGAGCTACCTGAGCGGCTCCCTCAGCTCCGGCTCCCTCAGCGGCTCCGAGTCGCCCAGCCTGGACTCGGGCCGCCGCCTGCCCATCTTCAGCCGCCTCTCCATCTCCGACGActag